Proteins encoded in a region of the Rutidosis leptorrhynchoides isolate AG116_Rl617_1_P2 chromosome 9, CSIRO_AGI_Rlap_v1, whole genome shotgun sequence genome:
- the LOC139866996 gene encoding histone deacetylase 19-like isoform X1, producing METGGNSLASGADGVKRKVFYFYDPEVGNYYYGQGHPMKPHRIRMTHALLAHYGLLQNMHVVKPVSARDKDLCRFHADDYISFLKSITPETQQDQLRQLKRFNVGEDCPVFDGLYNFCQTYAGGSVGGAVKLNHDYCDIAINWAGGLHHAKKCEASGFCYVNDIVLSILELLKVHPRVLYVDIDIHHGDGVEEAFYTTDRVMTVSFHKFGDYFPGTGDIRDIGYSKGKYYSLNVPLDDGIDDESYQSLFKPIMAKVMEVFRPGAVVLQCGADSLSGDRLGCFNLSIKGHAECVKYMRSFNVPLLLLGGGGYTIRNVARCWCYETGVALGVELEDKMPQHEYYEYFGPDYTLHVAPSNMENKNTRQLLDEIRSKLLDNLSKLQHAPSVQFQERPPDTEFPEADEDQEDDDRRSDDSDVDETNGGKPLVGRVKRELHDVESKDMVDIKESERANTREMDASFADISINKGATSGSAPDVKQEQQGNSNNPDQKVSEMNL from the exons atggaAACTGGAGGTAATTCACTAGCATCTGGGGCGGATGGAGTGAAAAGGAAAGTGTTTTACTTTTACGATCCAGAAGTGGGAAACTACTATTACGGGCAAGGTCACCCAATGAAGCCACACAGAATTCGCATGACCCATGCTCTTTTAGCTCACTACGGTTTACTACAAAATATGCACGTTGTAAAACCGGTTTCCGCTAGGGATAAAGATCTTTGTAGGTTTCATGCTGATGACTACATTTCCTTTTTAAAGAGTATCACCCCCGAAACGCAACAAGATCAGTTGAGACAGTTAAAAAGATTTAATGTTGGTGAAGATTGCCCTGTGTTTGATGGCCTATACAATTTCTGTCAGACTTATGCAGGTGGTTCTGTTGGTGGTGCGGTTAAGTTGAACCACGATTATTGTGATATCGCGATAAATTGGGCCGGTGGACTCCATCATGCTAAAAAATGCGAGGCTTCTGGTTTTTGCTATGTTAATGATATTGTGCTGTCTATTCTTGAACTCCTGAAAGTACACCCG cGTGTGCTATATGTTGATATTGACATTCATCACGGTGATGGTGTGGAGGAAGCTTTTTACACTACCGATAGGGTTATGACGGTTTCCTTTCATAAATTTGGAGATTATTTTCCGGGAACAGGGGATATACGAGATATTGGATATTCTAAGGGAAAATATTACTCTTTGAATGTTCCCCTTGATGATGGCATTGATGATGAAAGCTATCAATCATTATTCAAGCCAATTATGGCTAAAGTAATGGAAGTTTTTAGGCCCGGTGCAGTTGTATTACAATGTGGTGCAGACTCGTTATCAGGTGATAGATTGGGCTGCTTCAATCTTTCTATTAAAGGACATGCTGAATGCGTGAAGTATATGCGATCTTTCAATGTGCCTTTACTCTTGCTTGGTGGCGGCGGCTATACAATACGAAATGTTGCTCGCTGCTGGTGTTATGAG ACTGGAGTCGCACTTGGGGTTGAGTTAGAAGATAAGATGCCGCAACACGAATATTATGAATACTTTGGTCCTGACTATACTCTTCATGTTGCTCCAAGTAACATGGAAAATAAGAACACTCGCCAGCTGTTAGATGAGATACGATCAAAGCTTCTGGATAATCTCTCTAAACTTCAGCATGCACCAAGTGTGCAGTTTCAAGAACGGCCTCCTGATACTGAATTCCCTGAG GCTGATGAAGACCAAGAGGATGATGATCGAAGGTCAGATGATTCTGATGTTGATGAAACTAACGGGGG TAAGCCTTTAGTTGGAAGGGTGAAGAGAGAACTTCATGATGTTGAGTCTAAGGACATG GTCGATATAAAAGAAAGTGAACGTGCTAATACCAGAGAGATGGATGCATCTTTTGCTGATATATCCATTAATAAG GGTGCAACTTCAGGTTCAGCACCAGATGTCAAACAAGAACAACAAGGAAACTCAAACAATCCGGACCAGAAAGTGTCTGAGATGAATTTATAG
- the LOC139866996 gene encoding histone deacetylase 19-like isoform X2, protein METGGNSLASGADGVKRKVFYFYDPEVGNYYYGQGHPMKPHRIRMTHALLAHYGLLQNMHVVKPVSARDKDLCRFHADDYISFLKSITPETQQDQLRQLKRFNVGEDCPVFDGLYNFCQTYAGGSVGGAVKLNHDYCDIAINWAGGLHHAKKCEASGFCYVNDIVLSILELLKRVLYVDIDIHHGDGVEEAFYTTDRVMTVSFHKFGDYFPGTGDIRDIGYSKGKYYSLNVPLDDGIDDESYQSLFKPIMAKVMEVFRPGAVVLQCGADSLSGDRLGCFNLSIKGHAECVKYMRSFNVPLLLLGGGGYTIRNVARCWCYETGVALGVELEDKMPQHEYYEYFGPDYTLHVAPSNMENKNTRQLLDEIRSKLLDNLSKLQHAPSVQFQERPPDTEFPEADEDQEDDDRRSDDSDVDETNGGKPLVGRVKRELHDVESKDMVDIKESERANTREMDASFADISINKGATSGSAPDVKQEQQGNSNNPDQKVSEMNL, encoded by the exons atggaAACTGGAGGTAATTCACTAGCATCTGGGGCGGATGGAGTGAAAAGGAAAGTGTTTTACTTTTACGATCCAGAAGTGGGAAACTACTATTACGGGCAAGGTCACCCAATGAAGCCACACAGAATTCGCATGACCCATGCTCTTTTAGCTCACTACGGTTTACTACAAAATATGCACGTTGTAAAACCGGTTTCCGCTAGGGATAAAGATCTTTGTAGGTTTCATGCTGATGACTACATTTCCTTTTTAAAGAGTATCACCCCCGAAACGCAACAAGATCAGTTGAGACAGTTAAAAAGATTTAATGTTGGTGAAGATTGCCCTGTGTTTGATGGCCTATACAATTTCTGTCAGACTTATGCAGGTGGTTCTGTTGGTGGTGCGGTTAAGTTGAACCACGATTATTGTGATATCGCGATAAATTGGGCCGGTGGACTCCATCATGCTAAAAAATGCGAGGCTTCTGGTTTTTGCTATGTTAATGATATTGTGCTGTCTATTCTTGAACTCCTGAAA cGTGTGCTATATGTTGATATTGACATTCATCACGGTGATGGTGTGGAGGAAGCTTTTTACACTACCGATAGGGTTATGACGGTTTCCTTTCATAAATTTGGAGATTATTTTCCGGGAACAGGGGATATACGAGATATTGGATATTCTAAGGGAAAATATTACTCTTTGAATGTTCCCCTTGATGATGGCATTGATGATGAAAGCTATCAATCATTATTCAAGCCAATTATGGCTAAAGTAATGGAAGTTTTTAGGCCCGGTGCAGTTGTATTACAATGTGGTGCAGACTCGTTATCAGGTGATAGATTGGGCTGCTTCAATCTTTCTATTAAAGGACATGCTGAATGCGTGAAGTATATGCGATCTTTCAATGTGCCTTTACTCTTGCTTGGTGGCGGCGGCTATACAATACGAAATGTTGCTCGCTGCTGGTGTTATGAG ACTGGAGTCGCACTTGGGGTTGAGTTAGAAGATAAGATGCCGCAACACGAATATTATGAATACTTTGGTCCTGACTATACTCTTCATGTTGCTCCAAGTAACATGGAAAATAAGAACACTCGCCAGCTGTTAGATGAGATACGATCAAAGCTTCTGGATAATCTCTCTAAACTTCAGCATGCACCAAGTGTGCAGTTTCAAGAACGGCCTCCTGATACTGAATTCCCTGAG GCTGATGAAGACCAAGAGGATGATGATCGAAGGTCAGATGATTCTGATGTTGATGAAACTAACGGGGG TAAGCCTTTAGTTGGAAGGGTGAAGAGAGAACTTCATGATGTTGAGTCTAAGGACATG GTCGATATAAAAGAAAGTGAACGTGCTAATACCAGAGAGATGGATGCATCTTTTGCTGATATATCCATTAATAAG GGTGCAACTTCAGGTTCAGCACCAGATGTCAAACAAGAACAACAAGGAAACTCAAACAATCCGGACCAGAAAGTGTCTGAGATGAATTTATAG
- the LOC139866997 gene encoding DNA polymerase alpha-associated DNA helicase A, which yields MVSVTVNRVVGIERWRTEPPPPPYFGISALRFRHLQVNLTSSSLIKCFPLRFNIFNTLDKKITTSVRKHKSSVKKSNSSSVKRIGGGVEDELMKCEPIDVRSLSQNGDPLGRKDLGKCVVRWISLGMKAMAVDFGDAELQGEFSEVRQRMGPGLTFVIQAQPYLSAIPMPSGLESVCLKACTHYPTLFDHFQRELRDVLQGLQGKSLVDDWQKTESWKLFKELAKSAQHKAIARKVSLPKTVHGVLGMELEKVKAIQGKIDDFSERMANLLRVERDSELEFTQQELDAAPTADSSDKNKPIEFLVSHGQAEQELCDTICNLVAVSTYTGLGGMHLVMFKVEGNHRLPPTTLSPGDMVCVRTCDSRGAAGAISGMQGFVNNLGEDGCSITVALESRHGDPTFSKLFGKIVRIDRIHGLADAVTYERNCEALMMLQKKGLHKNNPSIAVVATLFGDKDDVTWLEDNDFTDWGEAKPDETKYKQNFDSAQKRAIALGLNQKRPVMVVQGPPGTGKTGMLKELIALAVEQGERVLVTAPTNAAVDNMVEKLSGLGINIVRFGNPSRISPVVVSKSLVEIVNSKLSTFRAELERKRSNLRKDLRQCLRDDSLAAGIRQLLKQTGKEFKKKEKETVKEILGNAQVVLTTNTGAADPIIRRLDAFDLVVIDEAGQAIEPSCWIPILKGKRCILAGDQCQLAPVILSRRALEGGLGMSLLERASSLHDGLLVTKLTTQYRMNDAISSWASKEMYGGLLTSSATVSSHLLVDSPFVQPTWITQCPLLLLDTRKPYGSLSPGCEEHLDLAGTGSFYNEGEADIVVQHVLSLIYAGVSPKAIAVQSPYVAQVQLLRDSLDEIPLARGVEIATIDSFQGREADAVIISMVRSNNLGAVGFLGDSRRMNVAITRARKHVAVICDSSTICHNTFLARLLRHIRYFGRVKHAEPGGFGGSGLGMMNPTLPSIS from the exons ATGGTGAGCGTTACCGTTAATCGAGTTGTAGGTATTGAACGATGGCGAACGGAACCACCGCCCCCGCCCTACTTCGGAATCTCCGCCCTACGTTTCCGTCACCTTCAGGTTAATCTTACGTCATCATCGTTAATTAAATGTTTTCCGTTACGTTTTAACATTTTCAATACTTTAGATAAGAAAATCACTACTAGTGTAAGAAAACATAAAAGTTCCGTTAAAAAAAGCAACAGCAGTAGTGTTAAAAGGATAGGTGGAGGAGTAGAAGATGAATTAATGAAATGTGAACCGATTGATGTGAGAAGTTTAAGTCAAAACGGCGATCCGTTAGGGCGAAAGGATTTGGGGAAGTGTGTGGTGAGATGGATAAGTTTAGGAATGAAAGCCATGGCTGTTGATTTTGGGGATGCAGAATTGCAAGGTGAGTTTAGTGAGGTTAGACAAAGGATGGGGCCAGGGTTAACTTTTGTTATACAAGCTCAACCGTATTTGAGTGCGATTCCGATGCCGTCTGGATTGGAATCTGTTTGTTTGAAAGCTTGTACGCATTATCCGACGTTGTTTGATCATTTTCAAAGAGAGCTTAGGGATGTACTTCAGGGGCTTCAGGGGAAGAGTTTGGTTGATGATTGGCAGAAAACTGAGTCGTGGAAGCTTTTCAAGGAACTTGCGAAATCAG CTCAGCATAAAGCCATTGCAAGGAAGGTTTCACTGCCAAAAACTGTTCATGGTGTTTTGGGCATGGAGCTAGAGAAAGTTAAGGCAATTCAAGGCAAGATTGACGATTTTTCAGAAAGAATGGCTAACCTACTTCGTGTTGAAAGGGATTCTGAATTGGAGTTCACACAACAGGAGTTGGATGCTGCCCCTACAGCAGACAGTTCTGATAAAAACAAGCCAATTGAATTTCTTGTTAGTCATGGCCAGGCAGAACAAGAATTATGTGACACGATCTGCAATTTGGTTGCAGTTAGCACTTATACAGGATTAGGTGGTATGCACTTGGTGATGTTTAAGGTCGAGGGCAATCATAGGTTGCCACCAACAACGTTGTCCCCTGGAGATATGGTTTGTGTGAGGACATGTGACAGCAGGGGTGCGGCTGGTGCGATTTCAGGCATGCAAGGGTTTGTTAATAATTTGGGTGAGGATGGATGTAGCATCACTGTAGCTTTAGAATCCCGACATGGTGATCCCACTTTTTCAAAGTTATTTGGTAAGATTGTGCGCATAGACCGGATTCATGGATTAGCTGATGCAGTTACATACGAG CGAAATTGTGAAGCTCTTATGATGCTTCAGAAAAAAGGTCTGCACAAAAACAACCCTTCAATCGCTGTAGTAGCTACACTTTTTGGTGATAAAGATGATGTTACATGGCTGGAAGATAATGATTTCACTGATTGGGGTGAAGCAAAACCGGACGAAACCAAATACAAACAAAACTTTGATTCAGCCCAAAAAAGGGCTATTGCATTGGGCTTAAACCAGAAACGGCCTGTTATGGTTGTACAAGGTCCACCTGGCACTGGGAAAACAGGTATGCTAAAGGAATTAATTGCTTTAGCTGTAGAACAAGGTGAAAGGGTACTTGTTACTGCCCCCACAAATGCAGCTGTGGATAACATGGTTGAAAAACTATCGGGCCTTGGGATTAATATAGTAAGATTTGGTAATCCTTCACGAATTTCTCCAGTTGTTGTTTCAAAATCTTTAGTGGAGATAGTTAACAGTAAGCTATCAACATTTCGGGCCGAACTCGAGAGAAAAAGGTCAAATCTTAGGAAGGATTTGAGACAATGTTTGAGAGATGATTCATTGGCAGCTGGAATCAGACAGCTTTTGAAACAAACGGGTAAGGAAttcaagaaaaaggaaaaagaaacagttaaggaaatattaggtaATGCCCAGGTTGTTCTTACTACGAACACTGGTGCTGCTGACCCAATAATCAGGCGTTTGGATGCTTTTGATCTTGTGGTTATCGATGAAGCGGGTCAAGCCATTGAACCTTCTTGCTGGATTCCAATATTGAAAGGAAAAAGGTGTATTCTTGCTGGAGATCAGTGCCAGCTGGCACCTGTTATCCTTTCTAGAAGAGCATTAGAAGGTGGTCTCGGGATGTCGTTATTAGAAAGAGCCTCGAGTTTACATGACGGGCTTCTTGTTACTAAGTTAACAACACAATACCGAATGAATGATGCGATTTCTAGCTGGGCTTCAAAGGAGATGTATGGTGGATTATTGACGTCTTCAGCAACAGTTTCTTCTCATCTTCTTGTCGACTCTCCTTTCGTACAG CCTACATGGATCACGCAATGCCCATTGCTATTGCTTGATACAAGGAAACCATACGGTAGTTTATCACCTGGGTGTGAGGAGCATTTAGACTTAGCTGGCACAGGCTCGTTTTACAACGAAGGGGAGGCGGATATTGTTGTTCAACATGTTCTCTCACTTATATATGCTG GTGTGAGCCCTAAAGCAATTGCAGTGCAGTCACCATATGTTGCACAGGTACAGTTACTAAGGGATAGTCTAGACGAAATCCCATTGGCCAGAGGGGTTGAGATCGCAACTATCGATAGTTTCCAAGGCAGGGAAGCTGATGCAGTCATCATTTCTATG GTTCGATCGAACAATTTAGGAGCGGTTGGGTTTCTTGGGGATAGTAGACGAATGAATGTCGCGATAACCAGAGCACGGAAACATGTGGCAGTTATATGTGACAGCTCAACAATATGCCATAATACGTTTTTAGCAAGGCTGCTGCGTCACATCAGGTACTTTGGTAGAGTGAAGCATGCTGAACCAGGTGGTTTTGGGGGTTCGGGCCTTGGCATGATGAACCCTACGCTGCCGTCTATAAGTTGA
- the LOC139867695 gene encoding protein BOLA4, chloroplastic/mitochondrial, which translates to MAKVMLTRPNFTALYAYGTQLFRCNIILRYQFQPIVRLISPVSKLGHQQVIKPLIHTTGRRRFSAGVTSQENGSGPIDSPLMQSMKSKIKEELNAELVTVSDAYGDGRHVSIDVVSSAFEGKSAVNRQRMVYKAIWEELQNVVHAVDQMTTKTPEEAASGK; encoded by the exons ATGGCGAAGGTGATGCTTACACGGCCCAATTTTACAGCTTTATACGCTTACGGAACACAATTATTTAGGTGTAACATTATTCTCCGTTATCAATTTCAACCTATTGTTCGCCTAATTTCGCCGGTGAGTAAATTAGGGCACCAACAGGTTATTAAACCCTTAATTCATACCACTGGTCGTCGGAGATTTAGTGCCGGAGTTACTTCTCAGGAAAACGGTTCTGGACCGATTGATTCTCCTTTGATGCAATCTATGAAAAGCAAG ATTAAAGAGGAATTGAATGCTGAGTTAGTAACTGTGAGTGATGCTTATGGTGATGGAAGACATGTTAG CATTGATGTCGTGTCTTCAGCTTTCGAGGGGAAATCTGCTGTAAACAGACAGAGGATGGTATACAAAGCCATATGGGAGGAATTGCAAAACGTTGTTCATGCAGTTGACCAAATGACAACCAAGACCCCTGAAGAAGCAGCATCAGGAAAGTGA